The following proteins are co-located in the Phyllostomus discolor isolate MPI-MPIP mPhyDis1 chromosome 1, mPhyDis1.pri.v3, whole genome shotgun sequence genome:
- the OAZ2 gene encoding LOW QUALITY PROTEIN: ornithine decarboxylase antizyme 2 (The sequence of the model RefSeq protein was modified relative to this genomic sequence to represent the inferred CDS: inserted 3 bases in 2 codons; deleted 3 bases in 3 codons): MINTQDSSILPLSNCPQLQCCXHIVPGPLWCSDAPHPLSKIPGGRGGSRDPSLSALIYKDEKLTVTQDLPVNDGKPHIVHFQYEVTEVTVSSWDAVLSSQSLFVEIPDGLLADGSKEGVRSTLLALLEFAEEKMKVNCVFICFXRGREDRAPLLKTFSFLGFEIVRQAHPLCPLSARLMFMVYPLDQELRPMRTNGQRMLCPRATEVEGGEAGQPWGRGGSSLLSREGRWGAQGEGCLLCSWS, encoded by the exons TAGTATTTTGCCTTTGAGTAACTGTCCCCAGCTCCAGTGCT AGCACATTGTTCCAGGGCCTCTGTGGTGCTCC GATGCCCCTCACCCACTGTCGAAGATCCCCGGT GGGCGAGGGGGCAGCAGGGATCCTTCTCTCTCAGCTCTAATATATAA G GACGAGAAGCTCACTGTGACCCAGGACCTCCCTGTGAACGATGGAAAGCCTCACATCGTCCACTTCCAGTATGAGGTC ACCGAGGTGACGGTCTCTTCCTGGGATGCAGTCCTGTCCAGCCAGAGCCTGTTTGTAGAAATCCCAGATGGATTATTAGCTGATGGGAGCAAAGAAGGGGTAAGGAGCAC ATTGTTAGCACTGCTTGAGTTCGCTGAAGAGAAGATGAAGGTGAACTGCGTCTTCATCTGCTT AAGAGGCCGGGAAGACAGAG CTCCACTCCTGAAGACCTTCAGCTTCTTGGGCTTTGAGATTGTACGCCAGGCCCATCCACTGTGTCCCCTCTCGGCCAGATTGATGTTCATGGTTTACCCCCTGGACCAAGAACTCCGTCCGATGAGGACTAATGGTCAGAGGATGCTTTGCCCAAGAGCCACAGAGGTGGAAGGAGGGGAAGccgggcagccctggggcagaggtgggagctCCTTGCTGTCCAGGGAAGGACGCTGGGGGGCTCAGGGTGAGGGTTGCCTGTTGTGTTCTTGGAGTTGA